In Mobula hypostoma chromosome 10, sMobHyp1.1, whole genome shotgun sequence, a single genomic region encodes these proteins:
- the LOC134352469 gene encoding gastrula zinc finger protein XlCGF49.1-like, which yields MNGLTQSSDLMRRQQIPGKGLSPSQHAEKDFLAHPTWRLSDLMNRQQSPTSERLFTCCHCGKGFKNSSGLQRHQLVHTWERSIISSECGKGFCRSPDLLKHQQIQTRERPFICCQCGKQFVCAFGLLKHQSSALNVCGRRFIQSSELPRHQRIHTGEQLFTCSHHGKGFTRSSQLVIHPNKFTPGSGH from the exons ATGAATGGACTCACTCAGTCATCCGACCTGATGAGACGCCAGCAAATTCCTGGGAAAGGCCTTTCCCCATCTCAGCATGCAGAAAAGGATTTTCTCGCTCATCCCACTTGGCGGCTTAGCGACCTGATGAATCGGCAGCAAAGTCCCACCAGtgagaggctgttcacctgctgTCACTGCGGGAAGGGTTTCAAAAATTCCTCCggactacagagacaccagctgGTCCACACCTGGGAGAGGTCAATCATCAGCTCtgagtgtgggaaaggattctGTCGGTCGCCTGACCTTTTGAAGCACCAGCAAATTCAAACCAGAGAGCGGCCATTCATTTGCTGTCAGTGTGGTAAGCAATTCGTTTGTGCATTCGGCCTGCTGAAACACCAATCATCTGCTCTCAATGTG TGTGGGAGGCGATTCATTCAGTCATCTGAGCTTCCGAGGCACCAACGAATTCACACCGGAGAGCAGCTATTCACATGTAGTCACCATGGCAAGGGATTCACTCGTTCATCCCAGCTAGTGATACATCCTAACAAATTCACACCAGGGAGCGGCCATTga